From Novosphingobium decolorationis, one genomic window encodes:
- a CDS encoding 3-hydroxybutyrate dehydrogenase translates to MKLKDKVCIVTGAASGIGLAIARKYAEEGGKVAIADLNQEAAQKAADEITQTYGADAMAVAMDVTSEEQVEAGVQAVVEAWGTVDVLVSNAGIQIVNPIEQFKFDDWKKMLAIHLDGAFLTSKAVIPHMYKQGSGSIIFMGSVHSKEASKLKSAYVTAKHGLMGLNRVIAKEAGPKGVRTNVICPGFVRTPLVEKQIPEQSKELGISEEEVVSKVMLGQTVDTEFTTVEDIAEVALFFAAFQTNALTGQSLLASHGWVME, encoded by the coding sequence ATGAAACTGAAGGACAAGGTTTGCATCGTCACCGGCGCGGCCAGCGGCATCGGCCTCGCCATTGCCCGCAAGTACGCCGAGGAAGGCGGCAAGGTGGCCATCGCCGACCTCAACCAGGAGGCCGCGCAGAAGGCTGCCGATGAAATCACCCAGACCTACGGAGCCGATGCCATGGCGGTCGCCATGGACGTGACCAGCGAAGAGCAGGTGGAAGCCGGGGTCCAGGCCGTGGTCGAGGCCTGGGGCACGGTCGACGTGCTGGTCTCCAACGCCGGCATCCAGATCGTCAACCCGATCGAGCAGTTCAAGTTCGACGACTGGAAGAAGATGCTCGCGATCCACCTCGACGGTGCGTTCCTCACCTCCAAGGCGGTGATCCCGCATATGTACAAGCAGGGCTCGGGCTCGATCATCTTCATGGGGTCGGTCCACTCCAAGGAGGCAAGCAAGCTCAAGAGCGCCTATGTCACCGCCAAGCACGGCCTGATGGGCCTCAACCGCGTGATCGCCAAGGAAGCGGGCCCCAAGGGCGTGCGCACCAACGTGATCTGCCCGGGCTTCGTGCGCACCCCGCTGGTCGAGAAGCAGATCCCTGAACAGTCCAAGGAACTGGGCATTTCCGAAGAGGAGGTGGTCAGCAAGGTCATGCTCGGCCAGACCGTCGACACCGAGTTCACCACGGTCGAGGACATCGCCGAAGTCGCGCTGTTCTTCGCCGCCTTCCAGACCAACGCGCTGACCGGCCAGTCGCTGCTCGCCAGCCATGGCTGGGTAATGGAATAA
- a CDS encoding patatin-like phospholipase family protein has translation MNYQDTPIRAPWGPVASRSGREAGTYTALVLQGGGALGAYQAGVYEALAAEDMRPDWISGISIGAINAALIAGNPVGERVKALRTFWERASSELLYKLDEPIGFARRTFNEASALFASTLGIPGFFNPRFPVPLPEWPAEFGELSYYDTTPLRASLLELVDFERINRGETRLSVGAVNVLNGNFVYFDNLERPIGPEHIMASGALPPGFPPVQIEGEWYWDGGLVSNTPLQYVLDNRPACAMEVFQIDLFAARGEVPRTMADIAQREKDIRFSSRTRQGTDMSRKLQALRAAAHRLADKLPEELKDDPDLAKLLSCRPEGPVAIMHLINRPRGYETNSKDYEFSRMTVDEHWQAGKADAIFSLEHPEWLERAIEPDEIATFDLACERERG, from the coding sequence ATGAACTACCAGGATACGCCGATCCGCGCCCCATGGGGCCCGGTTGCCAGCCGTTCCGGACGCGAGGCGGGCACCTATACCGCGCTCGTCCTGCAGGGCGGCGGCGCGCTCGGTGCCTACCAGGCCGGAGTCTACGAGGCGCTTGCCGCCGAGGACATGCGGCCCGACTGGATCTCGGGCATCTCCATCGGCGCGATCAACGCCGCGCTGATCGCCGGCAATCCCGTGGGCGAACGCGTCAAGGCGCTGCGCACCTTCTGGGAGCGGGCCTCCTCGGAACTGCTCTACAAGCTGGATGAACCCATCGGCTTTGCCCGGCGCACTTTCAACGAGGCCTCGGCGCTCTTCGCCTCGACGCTCGGCATCCCGGGCTTCTTCAACCCGCGCTTTCCGGTGCCGCTGCCCGAATGGCCCGCCGAGTTCGGCGAGCTCTCCTACTACGACACCACCCCGCTGCGCGCGAGCCTCCTCGAACTTGTCGACTTCGAGCGCATCAATAGGGGCGAGACCCGGCTCAGCGTAGGCGCGGTCAACGTGCTCAACGGCAACTTCGTCTACTTCGACAACCTGGAACGTCCGATTGGCCCTGAGCACATCATGGCAAGCGGCGCGCTACCGCCGGGCTTTCCGCCGGTCCAGATCGAGGGCGAGTGGTACTGGGACGGCGGCCTCGTCTCGAACACGCCGCTGCAGTACGTGCTCGACAACCGCCCCGCTTGCGCGATGGAAGTCTTCCAGATCGACCTCTTCGCCGCACGCGGCGAAGTCCCGCGCACGATGGCCGACATCGCCCAGCGCGAGAAGGACATCCGCTTCTCCAGCCGCACCCGCCAGGGCACCGACATGTCGCGCAAGCTCCAAGCGCTGCGCGCCGCCGCGCACCGCCTCGCCGACAAGCTGCCCGAGGAGCTGAAGGACGATCCCGACCTCGCCAAGCTGCTCTCCTGCCGCCCGGAAGGTCCGGTCGCGATCATGCACCTCATCAACCGCCCGCGCGGCTATGAAACCAATTCCAAGGATTACGAGTTTTCGCGGATGACGGTCGACGAGCACTGGCAGGCGGGCAAGGCCGACGCGATCTTTTCGCTCGAACACCCCGAATGGCTGGAGCGCGCCATCGAACCGGACGAGATCGCCACATTCGATCTTGCCTGCGAACGCGAACGCGGCTGA
- a CDS encoding [protein-PII] uridylyltransferase — MSVIRIPSPRSVIDRRELVQTIDKLVAAYGPAKSRQFVVETMRTALAEGRAEIERRLTEKPSAGHEIAEAQAFLTDQLLRVMHDHVVKHVYPAVNRSKGERLCFMAVGGYGRGEMAPHSDVDIAFLTPMKHTPWCEQVIEAMLYFMWDLGLKVGHSSRSLDDMVRMSKSDLTIRTAMLEGRYVWGDQDVYEEAQARFWRDVAQGTERQFVVEKLAERDERHKRMGDSRYVVEPNIKEGKGGLRDLHTLYWIGKYLHHVRDPGELVDAGLFSRKEYLAFRRAENFFWAVRCHLHTIANRAEDRLTFDLQREVAARMNYTDRPGKSAVERFMHMFFLQAKTVGSLTGVFLAQLDEQFAKKQPRGLLAGFKAKERIVKGYKVFGGRIKAPSDDWFTKDPVRMIEIFVIADKERLEVHPETMRQIQHDAALIKEEVREDTRANALFLELLTSRNDPETVLRWFNEAGVFGRFITEFGRVNAQMQFDMYHHYTVDEHTIRAIGLLAKIERGELKDDHPLAHDIVHKVRSRRALYASVLLHDIAKGRGGDHSILGSEIALKLCPRFGFDEEETELVSWLVRWHLLLSATAFKRDLSDAKTIFDFVEKMESLDRLRQLTLLTIVDIRAVGPGTWNSWKRQLIAELYNASEERLRLGHAQFGREQRVEAKKEAVRALAPENAALVEKVGGKLIDAYWIAEPEDVIAKNLAQLLAADDDPLSIHTEYDPARTATLVTVIASDHPGLFYRIAGGIHLAGGNIIDARIHTTRTGRAVDNFLVQDPLGRPFSEEAQLDRLRESIENALANRIKILPQLVAKPEVRPRADAFDVRPRVIFDNGASNRFTVVEATARDRPALLNRLAHALFEAKLMVYSAHIATYGERAVDTFYVTDLLGEKITSANRLKALERRLLEAASEAVADAEAEAQGS, encoded by the coding sequence ATGAGTGTCATTCGTATTCCTTCCCCGCGTTCCGTGATCGACCGGCGCGAACTCGTCCAGACCATCGACAAGCTGGTGGCGGCCTATGGTCCGGCCAAGTCCCGGCAGTTCGTGGTCGAGACCATGCGCACCGCGCTTGCCGAGGGGCGTGCGGAGATCGAGAGGCGTCTCACCGAGAAGCCGTCTGCCGGGCACGAGATCGCCGAGGCGCAAGCTTTCCTCACCGACCAGCTGCTGCGCGTCATGCACGACCACGTGGTCAAGCACGTCTACCCCGCGGTCAACCGTTCCAAGGGGGAGCGGCTGTGCTTCATGGCGGTGGGCGGCTACGGACGCGGCGAGATGGCGCCGCACTCGGACGTCGACATCGCCTTCCTCACCCCCATGAAGCACACGCCCTGGTGCGAGCAGGTCATCGAGGCGATGCTCTACTTCATGTGGGATCTGGGGCTGAAGGTCGGCCACTCCAGCCGCTCGCTCGACGACATGGTACGCATGTCGAAATCCGACCTCACCATCCGCACCGCGATGCTGGAGGGGCGCTACGTCTGGGGCGATCAGGACGTCTACGAGGAGGCGCAGGCCCGCTTCTGGCGCGATGTCGCGCAAGGAACCGAGCGCCAGTTCGTGGTCGAGAAGCTGGCCGAGCGCGACGAACGCCACAAGCGCATGGGCGACAGCCGCTACGTGGTCGAACCCAATATCAAGGAAGGCAAGGGAGGCCTGCGCGACCTTCACACGCTCTACTGGATCGGCAAGTACCTGCACCACGTGCGCGATCCCGGTGAACTGGTTGATGCCGGGCTATTCTCCCGCAAGGAATACCTCGCCTTCCGCCGCGCCGAGAACTTCTTCTGGGCGGTGCGCTGCCACCTCCACACCATCGCCAATCGCGCCGAGGACCGCCTGACCTTCGACCTCCAGCGCGAAGTCGCGGCGCGGATGAACTACACCGACCGCCCGGGCAAAAGCGCGGTCGAGCGCTTCATGCACATGTTCTTCCTCCAGGCGAAGACGGTGGGCAGCCTGACCGGCGTGTTCCTCGCCCAGCTCGACGAGCAGTTCGCCAAGAAGCAGCCGCGCGGCCTGCTCGCCGGGTTCAAGGCGAAGGAGCGTATCGTCAAGGGCTACAAGGTCTTTGGCGGGCGCATCAAGGCGCCGTCGGACGACTGGTTCACCAAGGACCCGGTGCGCATGATCGAGATCTTCGTGATCGCCGACAAGGAGCGCCTTGAGGTCCATCCCGAAACGATGCGCCAGATCCAGCACGACGCCGCCCTCATCAAGGAGGAGGTGCGCGAGGACACGCGTGCCAACGCGCTGTTCCTGGAACTGCTGACCAGCCGAAACGATCCCGAGACCGTGCTGCGCTGGTTCAACGAGGCGGGCGTATTCGGGCGCTTCATCACCGAATTCGGCCGCGTCAACGCGCAGATGCAGTTCGACATGTACCACCACTACACGGTCGACGAGCACACCATCCGCGCCATCGGTCTGCTGGCGAAAATCGAGCGTGGCGAACTCAAGGACGACCACCCGCTCGCCCACGACATCGTCCACAAGGTGCGCTCGCGCCGGGCGCTCTACGCCTCGGTGCTGCTCCACGACATCGCCAAGGGCCGCGGCGGCGACCACTCGATCCTGGGTTCCGAGATCGCGCTCAAGCTGTGCCCGCGCTTCGGCTTCGACGAAGAGGAGACCGAGCTCGTTTCCTGGCTGGTGCGCTGGCACCTGCTGCTTTCGGCCACCGCCTTCAAGCGCGACCTTTCCGATGCGAAGACGATCTTCGATTTCGTCGAGAAGATGGAATCGCTCGACCGCCTGCGCCAGCTGACGCTGCTCACCATCGTCGACATCCGCGCGGTGGGTCCGGGCACCTGGAACTCGTGGAAGCGCCAGCTCATCGCCGAGCTCTACAACGCCTCGGAAGAGCGCCTGCGCCTGGGCCATGCGCAGTTCGGCCGCGAACAGCGCGTGGAAGCCAAGAAGGAGGCCGTGCGCGCCCTCGCCCCGGAAAACGCGGCACTGGTGGAGAAGGTCGGCGGCAAGCTGATCGATGCCTACTGGATCGCCGAGCCCGAGGACGTCATCGCCAAGAACCTCGCGCAGCTGCTGGCCGCCGACGACGATCCGCTCTCGATCCACACCGAATACGATCCCGCGCGCACCGCCACGCTGGTGACCGTGATCGCCTCGGACCACCCGGGCCTGTTCTACCGCATCGCAGGTGGCATCCACCTGGCTGGCGGCAACATCATCGACGCGCGCATCCACACCACGCGCACGGGCCGCGCGGTCGACAACTTCCTCGTGCAGGACCCGCTCGGGCGCCCCTTCAGCGAGGAGGCCCAGCTCGACCGGCTGCGCGAATCGATCGAGAACGCGCTTGCCAACCGCATCAAGATCCTGCCCCAGCTGGTCGCCAAGCCCGAGGTGCGCCCGCGCGCCGACGCGTTCGACGTGCGCCCCCGGGTCATCTTCGACAACGGCGCGTCCAACCGCTTCACCGTGGTCGAAGCCACCGCGCGCGACCGTCCCGCGCTCCTCAACCGGCTTGCCCACGCGCTCTTCGAGGCCAAGCTCATGGTCTATTCGGCGCATATCGCGACCTATGGCGAGCGCGCGGTCGACACGTTCTACGTGACCGACCTCCTGGGCGAGAAGATCACCTCGGCCAACCGCCTCAAAGCGCTGGAACGGCGCCTTCTCGAAGCGGCGAGCGAGGCGGTGGCCGATGCCGAGGCGGAAGCGCAAGGCTCCTGA
- the lgt gene encoding prolipoprotein diacylglyceryl transferase codes for MSLTTLAAAVATQAHEPIYWVNLGLKNGIDLGFFTLRYYSLAYLAGLLLAYWHISRMIREPGAPMAQRHVDDLFFYCTLGVILGGRLGYATFYTGGDTGIPSLWLHPGEMVKLWHGGMSFHGGLIGVTLAMAFVAWRNALSLVRVADYVSVCVPFGMFFGRLANFVNGELWGRVAGPDVPWAMVFPDAPDQLARHPSQLYEAGLEGLMLILIMLPLFWKSRARFRPGLLVGVFVTGIACARFIVEFYREPDAQLAEFAHQTGLSMGQWLTIPLILLGLGLVGRALARPALGTAPSTKASQ; via the coding sequence TTGTCTCTGACAACTCTGGCCGCCGCTGTCGCCACGCAGGCGCACGAACCGATCTACTGGGTCAATCTGGGCCTCAAGAATGGCATCGACCTGGGCTTCTTTACCCTGCGCTATTATTCGCTGGCCTATCTCGCCGGTCTGCTGCTGGCCTATTGGCACATCAGCCGCATGATCCGCGAGCCCGGCGCGCCGATGGCGCAGCGCCATGTCGATGACCTGTTCTTCTACTGCACGCTGGGCGTGATCCTGGGCGGGCGGCTGGGCTACGCGACGTTCTACACCGGCGGCGATACCGGCATTCCCAGCCTCTGGCTGCACCCGGGCGAGATGGTGAAGCTCTGGCACGGGGGCATGAGCTTCCACGGCGGGCTTATCGGCGTCACGCTGGCCATGGCCTTCGTGGCCTGGCGCAATGCGCTCAGCCTCGTGCGCGTGGCCGACTATGTCTCTGTCTGCGTGCCCTTCGGCATGTTCTTCGGGCGCCTCGCGAATTTCGTGAACGGCGAGCTCTGGGGCCGTGTGGCGGGACCCGACGTGCCCTGGGCGATGGTCTTTCCCGATGCGCCCGACCAGCTCGCGCGCCATCCCAGCCAGCTTTACGAAGCCGGGCTGGAGGGCCTGATGCTTATCCTCATCATGCTGCCGCTGTTCTGGAAGAGCCGCGCGCGCTTCCGTCCGGGCCTCCTTGTCGGGGTCTTCGTGACCGGCATTGCCTGTGCGCGCTTCATCGTCGAGTTCTACCGCGAACCCGACGCGCAGCTGGCCGAATTTGCCCACCAGACAGGCCTTTCGATGGGCCAGTGGCTGACGATCCCGCTCATCCTGCTGGGTCTTGGCCTGGTCGGGCGGGCGCTGGCACGTCCGGCTCTGGGCACGGCGCCGAGCACCAAGGCGAGCCAATGA
- a CDS encoding class I SAM-dependent methyltransferase, with the protein MTGGMTPDGDSLASMFQRLIANYGPITLQHYMGEANARYYAGKDPLGSAGDFITAPEISQMFGELIGLWLADIWIRAGRDPDVHYVELGPGRGTLAKDALRAMKRYGLEPRVHFVETSTTLKDIQLAGVPQARFHHDLSSLPNDGPLLVVGNEFLDALPVRQLVRMADGWRERCVDFQDGRFLPVAGTKPMDAAIPAELKDSPEGTLIETCPGAAAAVYELAGRLAQQGGAALLIDYGYDQPRTGSTLQALRAHTKVDPFTMPGEADLTCHVDFVTLANVALSHGCKHLGTVPQGRFLRDLGIEARAAALAKVAPQHEAALHASKDRLIEEGQMGALFKVMGLASPEWPDGASF; encoded by the coding sequence ATGACCGGGGGAATGACCCCGGACGGCGACAGCCTCGCCAGCATGTTCCAGCGCCTGATCGCCAACTACGGGCCGATCACGCTGCAGCACTACATGGGCGAGGCGAACGCGCGCTACTATGCGGGCAAGGACCCGCTGGGCAGCGCTGGCGACTTCATCACCGCGCCCGAGATCAGCCAGATGTTCGGCGAATTGATCGGGCTGTGGCTGGCTGACATCTGGATCCGCGCCGGGCGCGATCCCGACGTCCATTATGTCGAGCTGGGCCCTGGGCGCGGGACACTGGCCAAGGACGCGCTGCGGGCGATGAAGCGCTATGGCCTGGAGCCGCGCGTCCACTTCGTGGAGACCTCGACCACGCTCAAGGACATCCAGCTGGCAGGCGTCCCGCAGGCGCGTTTTCACCATGACCTTTCGAGCCTGCCGAACGACGGGCCGCTGCTGGTCGTGGGCAACGAGTTCCTCGACGCGCTGCCTGTACGCCAGTTGGTGCGCATGGCCGATGGCTGGCGCGAGCGCTGCGTCGACTTTCAGGACGGGCGCTTCCTGCCGGTGGCGGGGACCAAGCCGATGGACGCGGCGATCCCGGCGGAGCTCAAGGACAGCCCCGAAGGTACGCTGATCGAGACTTGCCCGGGCGCCGCGGCGGCAGTCTACGAACTGGCCGGGCGGCTTGCCCAGCAGGGCGGCGCGGCGCTGCTGATCGACTATGGCTACGATCAGCCGCGCACGGGCTCGACCCTCCAGGCGCTGCGGGCCCACACCAAGGTCGATCCCTTCACGATGCCCGGTGAGGCGGACCTGACCTGCCATGTCGATTTCGTGACCCTTGCCAATGTCGCGCTCTCGCACGGCTGCAAGCACCTGGGCACGGTGCCGCAGGGCCGCTTCCTGCGCGATCTGGGCATTGAGGCACGCGCGGCCGCGCTCGCCAAGGTTGCGCCCCAGCACGAAGCCGCTTTACATGCGTCCAAGGATCGATTGATCGAGGAGGGCCAGATGGGGGCATTGTTCAAGGTCATGGGGCTAGCCTCGCCGGAGTGGCCCGATGGCGCGAGCTTCTGA
- a CDS encoding DUF2306 domain-containing protein, with protein sequence MARASEALRARGELVSTAPDKLEKLLGALALVMLAFVAAAVLRGMDEWGRVPGVVWLHLATIVVALVLTPVLLWRTRGTKGHRVLGYTWCAAMLATAIDSFFIRLQQPGQLSPIHALSLLTFVLVPVLVLAARRHDVYRHRRTVRGLIIGALLIAGFFTFPFHRLLGHWLFG encoded by the coding sequence ATGGCGCGAGCTTCTGAGGCGCTGCGCGCGCGGGGCGAACTGGTCTCCACTGCCCCCGACAAGCTTGAGAAGCTGCTGGGCGCGCTGGCGTTGGTCATGCTCGCCTTCGTTGCTGCGGCAGTCCTGCGCGGCATGGACGAATGGGGCCGGGTTCCCGGCGTCGTCTGGCTGCACCTTGCGACCATCGTCGTCGCGCTGGTCCTGACGCCAGTCCTCCTGTGGCGCACGCGCGGCACGAAAGGGCACCGCGTGCTGGGCTACACCTGGTGTGCGGCGATGCTCGCGACCGCGATTGACAGCTTCTTCATTCGCCTGCAGCAGCCGGGCCAGCTCAGCCCGATCCACGCGCTCTCGCTGCTGACGTTCGTACTGGTGCCGGTGCTGGTCCTCGCGGCCCGGCGTCACGATGTCTACCGCCACCGCCGCACGGTGCGCGGGCTTATCATCGGGGCGCTCTTGATCGCGGGCTTCTTTACCTTCCCCTTCCACCGCCTGCTGGGTCACTGGCTGTTCGGCTAA
- a CDS encoding bifunctional metallophosphatase/5'-nucleotidase yields MTRLSTRTRALCAAALLAPLLAACATPQGTSVSSPKTQSPVEVGILAFNDFHGNIAAPKATVSWPDGQGGTVKVPAGGAAHLASALDALRHEFRYSATVSAGDLISASPLASSLFLDEPSIGVMNRIGLDFNAVGNHEFDRGRAELLRVQNGGCEKNTQREPCQLEQFAGANFRYLSASTYTEDGTTLFPATGLKSFGEGAAKVTLGFVGLTLKGTPSLVSPGGIAGLTFGDEAEAINRAVPLLRREGADAVIVLIHQGGAQADTSDPNACDGFTGDIQPILDKLDPKVDVVISGHTHQAYICEMPREGAAPLLLTSAGSYGRLVTRLTLDIDPASDHVVSAHARNLPVQSEGYTTSRGDVAQTDLVPVYPARADIAQYVGRYLDAASAYSERTVGHLSGGAPRDWPDATEDRKGGPVDQLIADSQLAATRAAGAQIAFMNSAGVRAPIEPGADGAVTFGQIFTVQPFGNTLMTRSFTGAQIKAILESGVGATPSASVLVPSSTLTYTIDTTRPAGDRITRLAFNGQPLDLAARYRVTVNSFLDQGGDGYVGLAEGSDPTVGGLDLDALEAWLSAVPVRAVPETPRVRVIE; encoded by the coding sequence ATGACCCGCCTTTCGACGCGCACGCGTGCGCTGTGCGCCGCCGCCCTCCTCGCCCCGCTGCTGGCCGCCTGCGCCACCCCGCAGGGGACTTCTGTCTCCTCCCCGAAGACGCAGTCCCCGGTCGAGGTCGGCATCCTCGCCTTCAACGATTTCCACGGCAACATCGCCGCTCCCAAGGCCACGGTCAGTTGGCCCGACGGTCAGGGCGGCACGGTCAAGGTCCCAGCAGGCGGGGCAGCGCATCTGGCGAGCGCGCTCGATGCGCTGCGCCACGAGTTCCGCTATTCGGCCACCGTCTCTGCAGGCGATCTCATCTCGGCCTCGCCGCTTGCCTCCTCGCTCTTCCTCGACGAGCCGAGCATCGGGGTGATGAACCGCATCGGGCTCGACTTCAACGCGGTGGGCAACCACGAATTCGACCGGGGCCGGGCTGAACTCCTGCGCGTCCAGAACGGGGGCTGCGAGAAGAACACCCAGCGCGAGCCCTGCCAACTCGAACAGTTCGCAGGCGCCAACTTCCGCTACCTTTCGGCCAGCACCTACACCGAGGACGGCACCACGCTGTTCCCCGCGACCGGCCTCAAGAGCTTTGGCGAAGGTGCCGCGAAAGTGACGCTGGGCTTTGTCGGACTGACGCTCAAGGGCACGCCCTCGCTGGTCTCGCCCGGCGGCATCGCGGGGCTGACCTTCGGCGACGAGGCCGAGGCGATCAACCGTGCAGTCCCGCTTCTGCGCCGTGAAGGAGCCGATGCCGTCATCGTCCTCATCCACCAGGGCGGCGCGCAGGCCGACACCTCCGATCCCAACGCCTGCGACGGCTTTACAGGCGACATCCAGCCCATCCTCGACAAGCTTGATCCCAAGGTCGATGTCGTAATTTCCGGGCACACCCACCAGGCCTACATCTGCGAGATGCCGCGCGAGGGCGCCGCCCCGCTCCTCCTGACAAGTGCGGGGTCCTACGGGCGCTTGGTGACGCGCCTGACGCTCGACATCGACCCGGCCTCCGACCATGTCGTCTCCGCCCACGCGCGCAATCTTCCCGTGCAGTCGGAGGGCTACACGACCTCGCGCGGGGACGTTGCCCAGACCGATCTCGTCCCTGTCTATCCCGCACGCGCCGACATCGCGCAGTACGTCGGGCGCTATCTCGATGCCGCCAGCGCCTATTCCGAGCGCACGGTCGGCCATCTCTCGGGCGGTGCCCCGCGCGACTGGCCCGATGCGACAGAAGACCGCAAGGGTGGCCCGGTGGACCAGCTCATCGCCGATTCGCAGCTGGCCGCCACCCGCGCGGCGGGTGCCCAGATCGCCTTCATGAACAGTGCTGGCGTGCGCGCCCCCATCGAGCCCGGCGCCGATGGCGCAGTGACCTTCGGCCAGATCTTCACCGTCCAGCCCTTTGGCAACACGCTGATGACGCGCAGCTTCACCGGGGCGCAGATCAAGGCGATCCTCGAAAGCGGCGTGGGCGCAACGCCGTCTGCCAGCGTTCTGGTGCCCTCCTCCACCCTTACCTACACCATCGACACCACGCGGCCTGCCGGAGATCGGATTACCCGGCTCGCCTTCAACGGCCAGCCGCTCGACCTCGCCGCGCGCTACCGGGTTACCGTCAACTCGTTCCTCGACCAGGGCGGGGACGGCTATGTCGGACTTGCCGAAGGCAGCGATCCCACGGTCGGCGGGCTCGATCTTGATGCGCTCGAGGCCTGGCTTTCCGCCGTACCGGTGCGCGCGGTCCCCGAGACACCGCGCGTGCGGGTCATCGAGTAG
- a CDS encoding metallopeptidase family protein — MPHRIGPAPSPAQFEAMALAAFTRIPAPFAEHLEGITVHIEEFADAETLQAVGLTEPFDLTGLYHGHPLGDESIWTGGELRPRITLYRQPLLAEWCETGVNLEDLVTHVVIHEVGHHFGLSDDDMHALEAGAR, encoded by the coding sequence ATGCCCCATCGCATCGGACCCGCCCCGAGCCCCGCGCAGTTCGAGGCGATGGCGCTGGCTGCCTTCACCCGCATCCCCGCCCCCTTCGCCGAGCACCTCGAGGGCATCACTGTCCACATCGAGGAGTTTGCCGATGCCGAGACGCTGCAGGCCGTCGGCCTTACCGAGCCGTTCGACCTGACCGGCCTCTACCACGGCCATCCGCTGGGCGATGAGAGCATCTGGACCGGCGGGGAGCTGCGCCCACGCATCACCCTCTACCGCCAGCCGCTCCTCGCCGAATGGTGCGAGACGGGGGTGAACCTCGAAGACCTTGTCACCCATGTCGTCATCCACGAGGTCGGCCACCATTTCGGTCTTTCCGACGACGACATGCACGCGCTCGAAGCCGGCGCGCGTTGA